One Deinococcus grandis DNA window includes the following coding sequences:
- the tdh gene encoding L-threonine 3-dehydrogenase — protein MRALSKQHAQEGIWMTEAPVPTPGPNDILIKVRRGSICGTDVHIYKWDTWAQKTIPVPMIVGHEYVGTVAAIGSEVRGFQIGDRVSGEGHVTCGHCRNCRAGRRHLCRNTLGVGVNRPGSFAEYLVLPAFNAFKLPDDIPDDIAAIFDPFGNAVHTALSFDLVGEDVLITGAGPIGVMAAAVARHVGARNVVITDINDYRLDLARKMGVTRAVNVAHEDLRTVMTELGMTEGFDVGLEMSGSGPAFAQMVDVMNNGGKIALLGIPAGRVDIDWNGVIFKMLTIKGIYGREMFETWYKMAALIQSGLDLTPIITHHYPIQEYQQGFDAMLGGQSGKVILNWE, from the coding sequence ATGCGCGCCCTGAGCAAGCAGCACGCCCAGGAGGGCATCTGGATGACCGAGGCGCCGGTGCCCACGCCCGGCCCGAACGACATCCTGATCAAGGTCCGCAGGGGCAGCATCTGCGGCACGGACGTGCACATCTACAAGTGGGACACCTGGGCGCAGAAGACCATCCCCGTCCCCATGATCGTCGGGCACGAGTACGTGGGCACCGTCGCCGCGATCGGCAGCGAGGTCCGCGGCTTCCAGATCGGTGACCGCGTCAGCGGCGAGGGCCACGTCACCTGCGGGCACTGCCGCAACTGCCGCGCCGGACGCCGCCACCTGTGCCGCAACACCCTGGGCGTCGGCGTGAACCGCCCCGGCTCCTTCGCCGAGTACCTCGTGCTGCCCGCCTTCAACGCCTTCAAACTCCCCGACGACATCCCCGACGACATCGCCGCGATCTTCGACCCCTTCGGGAACGCCGTGCACACCGCCCTGAGCTTCGACCTCGTCGGCGAGGACGTCCTGATCACCGGCGCCGGACCCATCGGCGTGATGGCCGCCGCCGTCGCCCGGCACGTCGGCGCGCGCAACGTCGTCATCACCGACATCAACGACTACCGCCTGGACCTCGCCCGGAAGATGGGCGTCACCCGCGCCGTGAACGTCGCCCACGAGGACCTCCGCACCGTCATGACCGAACTCGGCATGACCGAAGGTTTCGACGTCGGCCTGGAAATGAGCGGGTCCGGCCCCGCCTTCGCGCAGATGGTGGACGTCATGAACAACGGCGGCAAGATCGCCCTGCTCGGCATCCCCGCCGGACGCGTGGACATCGACTGGAACGGCGTGATCTTCAAGATGCTGACCATCAAGGGCATCTACGGCCGCGAGATGTTCGAAACCTGGTACAAGATGGCCGCCCTCATCCAGTCCGGCCTGGACCTGACCCCCATCATCACCCACCACTACCCCATTCAAGAATACCAGCAGGGCTTCGACGCCATGCTCGGCGGCCAGAGCGGCAAAGTCATCCTGAACTGGGAATAA
- a CDS encoding ribose-phosphate diphosphokinase has translation MSVPHRAPAELLNSRRSPLLVFAGQSNRPLAQAICDHLGVPLGRSKTEKFTNDNIIVHYEESLREGDVFIVQTFSNPVSDSIMELMLMIDAAKSASAGRVTAVIPYYSYARSDKKDSPRISIAGRLIADLLQEAGADRILTMTLHAPQVHGFFKVPVDHLSADLVLSEHFRQCVPDAHNGVVLAPDAGSIKRASQIARRLDSGLAMIDKERLSDTEVRPRALIGDVDGKTVFIVDDEISTAGSLVETVNIARSMGAKDVYVAVTHGVYSGPAIQRIAGLDVTQVASTNTVLVPDSKVEASNGKLAVLDVAPLFANAITNIHTGASVSTLFT, from the coding sequence GTGTCCGTCCCCCACCGCGCCCCCGCCGAACTGCTCAACAGCCGCCGCTCACCCCTGCTGGTGTTCGCCGGGCAGAGCAACCGCCCCCTCGCCCAGGCCATCTGCGACCACCTGGGGGTGCCGCTGGGCCGCAGCAAGACCGAGAAGTTCACGAACGACAACATCATCGTGCACTACGAGGAATCCCTGCGCGAAGGGGACGTGTTCATCGTCCAGACCTTCAGCAACCCCGTCAGCGACTCGATCATGGAACTCATGCTCATGATCGACGCCGCCAAGAGCGCCAGCGCCGGACGCGTCACCGCCGTCATCCCCTACTACTCCTACGCCCGCAGCGACAAGAAGGACAGCCCACGCATCAGCATCGCCGGGCGCCTCATCGCCGACCTGCTGCAGGAAGCCGGGGCCGACCGCATCCTGACCATGACCCTGCACGCCCCGCAGGTGCACGGCTTCTTCAAGGTGCCCGTCGATCACCTCTCCGCGGACCTCGTGCTCAGCGAGCACTTCCGGCAGTGCGTGCCCGACGCGCACAACGGCGTCGTCCTGGCCCCCGACGCGGGCAGCATCAAACGCGCCTCGCAGATCGCGCGCCGCCTCGACAGCGGCCTCGCCATGATCGACAAGGAACGCCTCTCCGACACCGAGGTGCGCCCCCGCGCCCTGATCGGCGACGTGGACGGCAAGACCGTGTTCATCGTCGACGACGAGATCAGCACCGCCGGGAGCCTCGTCGAGACCGTCAACATCGCCCGCAGCATGGGCGCCAAGGACGTGTACGTCGCCGTCACGCACGGCGTGTACTCCGGCCCCGCCATCCAGCGCATCGCGGGCCTGGACGTCACCCAGGTCGCCAGCACGAACACCGTGCTCGTGCCCGACTCGAAGGTCGAAGCGTCCAACGGCAAGCTGGCCGTGCTGGACGTCGCGCCGCTGTTCGCGAACGCCATCACGAACATCCACACCGGCGCCAGCGTCAGCACCCTGTTCACCTGA
- the dnaJ gene encoding molecular chaperone DnaJ: protein MDYYELLGVAKTASADEIKSAYRKLALKYHPDRNKEEGAAEKFTQINEAYAVLSDAEKRAHYDRFGSAPGAGMPGGDPFGGMGGAGFDPMDIFEQLFGGAMGGRGGRRGPARGDDLETEAFVTLAQARAGEEIEVTVDRLTTCEHCDGSKTEPGGKPPKTCTTCGGAGAVRAQARTIFGVVETQQACPTCRGEGQIVQDPCVVCKGRGRTLKAETVKVKLPKGIDEGYRIRVSGAGNEGPGGNGDLYVHIEMEKHPELRREQEHLIHTAKIGFAKAALGGQITVPTLDGPHTVEVKAGTQHGELHRLRGQGMPRLQGSGNGDLIVEYDVIVPKPGQLNPEAREALLAYARAMGDEVNEKHEGFFDRVGKIFRGE, encoded by the coding sequence ATGGATTACTACGAACTGCTGGGCGTCGCGAAGACCGCGAGTGCCGATGAAATCAAGTCCGCTTACCGTAAACTCGCGCTGAAGTACCACCCGGACCGGAACAAGGAAGAGGGTGCGGCCGAGAAGTTCACGCAGATCAACGAGGCGTACGCCGTCCTCAGCGACGCGGAAAAACGCGCGCATTACGACCGCTTCGGCAGCGCGCCGGGCGCGGGCATGCCCGGCGGCGATCCGTTCGGTGGGATGGGCGGTGCGGGCTTCGACCCGATGGACATCTTCGAGCAGCTGTTCGGCGGCGCGATGGGTGGCCGTGGTGGGCGGCGCGGTCCGGCGCGCGGGGACGATCTGGAAACCGAGGCGTTCGTGACGCTCGCGCAGGCCCGCGCGGGCGAGGAGATCGAGGTCACGGTGGACCGCCTGACCACCTGCGAACACTGCGACGGCTCGAAGACCGAACCCGGCGGCAAACCGCCCAAGACCTGCACGACCTGCGGCGGGGCGGGCGCGGTGCGCGCGCAGGCCCGCACGATCTTCGGCGTGGTGGAAACGCAGCAGGCCTGCCCCACCTGCCGCGGCGAGGGGCAGATCGTGCAGGACCCCTGCGTGGTGTGCAAGGGCCGGGGCCGCACCCTGAAGGCCGAGACCGTGAAGGTCAAGCTGCCCAAGGGGATTGACGAGGGCTACCGCATCCGCGTCAGTGGCGCGGGCAACGAGGGACCCGGCGGGAACGGCGACCTGTACGTGCACATCGAGATGGAGAAGCACCCCGAGCTGCGCCGCGAGCAGGAGCACCTGATCCACACGGCGAAGATCGGCTTCGCGAAGGCCGCGCTGGGCGGGCAGATCACGGTCCCCACCCTGGACGGCCCACACACGGTCGAGGTGAAGGCCGGCACGCAGCACGGCGAACTGCACCGCCTGCGCGGGCAGGGCATGCCGCGCCTCCAGGGGTCCGGGAACGGTGACCTGATCGTCGAGTACGACGTCATCGTGCCCAAGCCGGGCCAGCTGAACCCCGAGGCGCGCGAGGCGCTGCTCGCCTACGCCCGCGCCATGGGCGACGAGGTGAACGAGAAGCACGAGGGGTTCTTCGACCGGGTCGGCAAGATCTTCCGGGGCGAGTGA
- the trpS gene encoding tryptophan--tRNA ligase — protein sequence MSNTGNGRGERPRVLTGDRPTGRLHLGHLAGSLRSRVALQDSHEVFVLVADVQGLTDHFDRPEVLRRNVPEVMLDYLGVGLDPARVTFVRQSGVPELTELTVYLLNLVTVSKLRQNPTVKTEIAQKGFGEAVPAGFFIYPAAQVADITAFGAQVVPVGEDQLPMLELTREVVRRFNGLYGPAADGTDVLVEPQALLSASPRLPGLDGHAKMGKSLGNAAYLSDPPDELRRKVMGMFTDPAHLRAADPGQVEGNPVFTYLDAFDPDAARVQALKDHYRAGGLGDVTVKRHLLDVLDAELAPIRERRAAYARDPQAVVDLLRGGTQRGREVAAQTLAQVRAALF from the coding sequence ATGTCGAATACAGGTAATGGAAGAGGGGAGAGGCCGCGCGTGCTGACCGGGGACCGCCCGACGGGCCGGTTGCACCTGGGACACCTGGCGGGATCGTTGCGTTCGCGGGTGGCGCTGCAGGACTCGCATGAGGTGTTCGTGCTCGTCGCGGACGTGCAGGGCCTGACCGATCACTTCGACCGGCCGGAGGTGCTGCGCCGGAACGTCCCGGAGGTGATGCTGGACTACCTGGGCGTGGGACTGGACCCGGCGCGGGTGACGTTCGTGCGGCAGTCGGGTGTGCCGGAACTGACCGAGCTGACCGTGTACCTGCTGAACCTCGTGACGGTGTCGAAGTTGCGGCAGAACCCCACCGTGAAGACCGAGATCGCGCAGAAAGGATTCGGGGAGGCGGTCCCGGCGGGGTTCTTCATCTACCCGGCGGCGCAGGTGGCCGACATCACGGCGTTCGGCGCGCAGGTCGTCCCGGTCGGGGAGGATCAGCTGCCCATGCTGGAACTGACGCGCGAGGTGGTCCGGCGCTTCAACGGGCTGTACGGGCCAGCCGCCGACGGCACGGACGTGCTGGTGGAGCCGCAGGCGCTCCTGTCCGCGTCGCCGCGCCTGCCGGGCCTGGACGGGCACGCGAAGATGGGCAAGAGCCTCGGCAACGCCGCGTACCTGAGCGACCCGCCGGACGAACTGCGGCGCAAGGTGATGGGCATGTTCACCGACCCCGCCCACCTGCGCGCGGCGGACCCCGGGCAGGTCGAGGGGAACCCAGTGTTCACGTACCTCGACGCCTTCGACCCGGACGCCGCCCGCGTGCAGGCCCTGAAGGACCACTACCGCGCCGGAGGGCTGGGCGACGTGACCGTCAAACGGCACCTGCTGGACGTGCTGGACGCTGAGTTGGCTCCCATCCGCGAGCGGCGCGCCGCGTACGCCAGGGACCCGCAGGCCGTCGTGGACCTCCTCCGAGGCGGCACGCAGCGGGGCCGCGAGGTCGCCGCGCAGACGCTGGCACAGGTGCGGGCCGCGCTGTTCTGA
- a CDS encoding phytoene desaturase family protein, which translates to MTLDAVVVGAGPNGLSAAVTLARAGLRVQVLEAHGRVGGGLSSAPLTLPGFTHDVGSAIHPLAVASPAFREWPLHAFGLDWVQPEAPVAHPLPGGRSVTLERDLHATAEALGRDGPAWMRLMGPLLHDWEGLLDDLLRPLPRLPRHPLSLVRFGLRGLPSAQLVGDTLFRTPEGKALWAGLAAHSNLPLTTPGTAAMTLVLALLAHAVGWPFPRGGAQALADALRAYLEFLGGEVLTGVTVRSARDLPPARVTLVDSSPRVLLELLGDRAPGWYRAALEGYRYGPGLQKLDYALSGPMPWADPRVARAATVHLGGLAPDLAESERVAGRQVPARPYVLAAQHSLFDPSRAPAGAHTFWAYSHVPSGFAGDASGPMEAQIERFAPGWRDLILARRRTTAPELQAFSPVFQGGDVNGGRGDLWGLLARPLPTPTPYRTPVKGVYLCSSATPPGGGIHGMSGYHAAQAALHDEFRLRAP; encoded by the coding sequence ATGACGCTGGACGCCGTGGTGGTGGGGGCCGGGCCGAACGGACTGTCGGCGGCGGTGACGCTGGCCCGAGCCGGGCTGCGCGTGCAGGTGCTCGAGGCGCACGGCCGGGTGGGGGGTGGCCTGAGCAGCGCGCCCCTGACGCTGCCGGGCTTCACGCATGACGTGGGCTCGGCGATTCATCCTCTGGCAGTGGCCAGCCCGGCATTCCGGGAGTGGCCGCTGCACGCGTTCGGGCTGGACTGGGTGCAGCCGGAGGCACCGGTCGCTCATCCGCTGCCGGGCGGGCGGAGCGTGACGCTGGAACGGGACCTGCACGCGACCGCCGAGGCCCTGGGGCGGGATGGTCCCGCCTGGATGCGCCTGATGGGGCCGCTCCTGCACGACTGGGAGGGGCTGCTGGACGACCTCCTGCGGCCCCTGCCGCGCCTGCCCCGTCACCCGCTGTCCCTGGTGCGCTTCGGGCTGCGGGGCCTGCCGAGCGCGCAGCTGGTGGGCGATACGCTGTTCCGCACGCCGGAGGGGAAGGCGCTGTGGGCGGGGCTGGCGGCCCACAGCAACCTGCCGCTGACCACGCCCGGCACGGCCGCCATGACGCTGGTGCTGGCGCTGCTGGCGCACGCGGTCGGCTGGCCGTTCCCGCGCGGGGGGGCGCAGGCGCTGGCGGACGCCCTGCGCGCATACCTGGAATTCCTGGGCGGCGAGGTCCTGACCGGCGTGACGGTGCGGTCCGCGCGGGACCTGCCGCCCGCCCGCGTGACCCTGGTGGACAGCAGCCCCCGCGTGCTGCTGGAACTGCTGGGCGACCGCGCCCCGGGCTGGTACCGCGCCGCGCTGGAGGGTTACCGCTACGGCCCGGGCCTCCAGAAACTCGATTACGCCCTGTCCGGCCCCATGCCGTGGGCGGATCCGCGCGTGGCGCGCGCCGCGACCGTGCACCTGGGCGGCCTCGCACCCGACCTCGCCGAGTCCGAACGGGTGGCGGGGCGGCAGGTGCCCGCGCGGCCCTACGTGCTCGCCGCGCAGCACAGCCTGTTCGACCCCAGCCGCGCACCCGCCGGGGCGCACACCTTCTGGGCGTACTCGCACGTCCCGTCCGGCTTCGCGGGCGACGCCAGCGGGCCGATGGAGGCGCAGATCGAACGCTTCGCGCCCGGCTGGCGTGACCTGATCCTGGCCCGGCGGCGCACCACAGCCCCCGAGCTGCAAGCGTTCAGCCCGGTCTTCCAGGGTGGGGACGTGAATGGCGGGCGCGGCGACCTGTGGGGCCTGCTGGCCCGGCCGCTACCCACACCCACCCCGTACCGCACCCCGGTGAAAGGGGTGTACCTCTGCTCCAGCGCCACCCCGCCCGGCGGCGGCATTCACGGCATGAGCGGCTACCACGCCGCGCAGGCCGCCCTGCACGACGAATTCAGGCTGCGCGCCCCATAG
- the murJ gene encoding murein biosynthesis integral membrane protein MurJ — MTFEDAGPPDAPPPASPKKSLRANTIIVMLGTLGSRLSGIVRQQIINTFAPALTDAFTVAVKVPNLLRELLAEGALVNSFIPVYKTLDPQGRRELAQAFSGVLIAVNLLLMAAGIFAAPWIVDLLLASNSNVDRDLTLFMTRMLMPFLMLISLSAIAMGLLNADEHFRESSFAPVAFNIASIIALILLPHSATWLAFGWLLGGVAQLVVQLPALNRFGLLPTPSLKGHPAVGRVLKQMAPFTLTAGARQILNVYVTSLLSNAQQFPKGTQTGYSNAEALFTMVNGLFVVSPVLAVFPRFSQAAAEKDWAQFRALTASTIRTTTFLAAPMSALLIALAPFAVSMINLTPPRGVQELDKFAAGSGILFGWALALVPWALVTVLLRTFYARERTREAVTISAIGFVLEVALYRLLVPPLGLIGFGLSTTISGLLMTAALIYLYRRAVGFPTREVTGHLLRVVPLAAVSGGAAWLIARALPIQPGFILTSIPVLALAGGTGLAVYLGGALALRMPEVAAVTRRLKR, encoded by the coding sequence ATGACCTTCGAGGACGCCGGGCCGCCCGACGCGCCCCCACCCGCCAGCCCGAAGAAGTCCCTGCGGGCGAACACGATCATCGTCATGCTCGGCACGCTCGGCTCCCGCCTGAGCGGCATCGTCCGGCAGCAGATCATCAACACCTTCGCGCCCGCCCTGACCGACGCGTTCACGGTGGCCGTGAAGGTCCCGAACCTGCTGCGGGAACTGCTGGCCGAGGGCGCGCTGGTGAACTCGTTCATCCCGGTGTACAAGACCCTGGACCCACAGGGCCGCCGGGAGCTGGCGCAGGCGTTCAGTGGCGTGCTGATCGCCGTGAACCTGCTGCTGATGGCCGCCGGGATCTTCGCCGCGCCGTGGATCGTGGACCTGCTGCTGGCCAGCAATTCCAACGTGGACCGGGACCTGACGCTGTTCATGACGCGCATGCTCATGCCGTTCCTGATGCTGATCAGCCTGTCGGCCATCGCCATGGGGTTGCTGAACGCCGACGAGCACTTCCGCGAGAGCAGTTTCGCGCCCGTGGCGTTCAACATCGCCAGCATCATCGCGCTGATCCTGCTGCCGCACAGCGCGACGTGGCTGGCCTTCGGCTGGCTGCTCGGCGGGGTCGCGCAGCTGGTCGTGCAGCTGCCCGCTCTGAACCGCTTCGGGCTGCTGCCCACGCCCAGCCTGAAGGGACACCCGGCGGTGGGGCGCGTGCTGAAGCAGATGGCGCCGTTCACGCTGACCGCCGGGGCGCGGCAGATCCTGAACGTGTACGTGACGAGTCTGCTGTCGAACGCGCAGCAGTTCCCGAAGGGCACGCAGACCGGGTACAGCAACGCCGAGGCGCTGTTCACGATGGTCAACGGCCTGTTCGTCGTGTCGCCCGTCCTGGCGGTCTTCCCGCGCTTCTCGCAGGCGGCCGCCGAGAAGGACTGGGCGCAGTTCCGCGCGCTGACCGCCAGCACCATCCGCACCACGACCTTCCTGGCCGCCCCCATGAGTGCGCTGCTGATCGCGCTGGCACCCTTCGCGGTCAGCATGATCAACCTGACCCCACCGAGGGGCGTACAGGAACTGGACAAGTTCGCGGCGGGCAGCGGCATCCTGTTCGGCTGGGCGCTGGCCCTGGTACCGTGGGCGCTGGTGACGGTGCTGCTCCGCACCTTCTACGCGCGGGAACGCACGCGGGAGGCCGTGACGATCAGCGCCATCGGCTTCGTGCTGGAGGTCGCCCTGTACCGCCTGCTGGTGCCACCGCTGGGATTGATCGGCTTCGGGCTGAGCACCACCATCAGCGGGCTGCTGATGACGGCGGCCCTGATCTATCTGTACCGCCGCGCGGTGGGCTTCCCCACGCGCGAGGTCACGGGGCACCTGCTGCGCGTCGTGCCCCTGGCAGCCGTCTCGGGAGGCGCGGCGTGGCTGATCGCCCGCGCGCTGCCGATTCAGCCGGGCTTCATCCTGACCAGCATTCCCGTGCTGGCCCTGGCGGGCGGGACGGGCCTCGCCGTGTACCTGGGCGGCGCGCTCGCCCTGCGGATGCCGGAGGTGGCTGCCGTCACACGGCGACTCAAGCGGTAA
- a CDS encoding fructosamine kinase family protein yields the protein MTLLDLPVRPLTPLLEMHLGAGIRAAQRLHGGDISDTFRLDTTRGPFVLKTSPQKAGGRLPDGFYAAEAHGLGLLRAAPLVTPDVIAHGSGPAGQPYLLLSWLPPGEDTPAAQDALGRGLAALHARPAPGFGGLPDNYFASLAQRNPSAAGAAEFFWSARLEPLLTRERLHLTPRDRSGFDTLRDRLPDLIPPEPPALVHGDLWHGNVHYTPRGPALIDPAVGFSHREVDVAALRLFGGVPRRVFQAYHEAYPLADGWEARVPLWNLYPLLAHLLLFGEGYLGRTREALQAALDPR from the coding sequence ATGACGCTCCTCGACCTGCCTGTCCGGCCCCTGACCCCGCTGCTGGAGATGCACCTGGGCGCGGGTATCCGCGCGGCGCAGCGGCTACATGGCGGGGACATCAGCGACACGTTCCGGCTGGACACTACGCGCGGCCCCTTCGTGCTGAAGACCTCGCCGCAGAAGGCAGGTGGCCGCCTGCCCGACGGGTTCTACGCCGCCGAGGCGCACGGCCTGGGCCTGCTGCGCGCCGCGCCACTGGTCACCCCGGATGTCATCGCGCACGGCAGCGGCCCCGCCGGGCAGCCGTACCTGCTGCTGTCGTGGCTGCCGCCCGGCGAGGACACCCCCGCCGCGCAGGACGCCCTGGGGCGGGGCCTCGCGGCGCTGCACGCCCGGCCCGCGCCAGGGTTCGGGGGGCTGCCGGATAACTACTTCGCGTCGCTGGCGCAGCGCAACCCGTCCGCCGCGGGTGCCGCCGAGTTCTTCTGGTCGGCGCGGCTGGAGCCGCTGCTGACCCGCGAGCGGCTGCACCTGACGCCCCGCGACCGCTCGGGCTTCGACACGCTGCGGGATCGGCTGCCGGACCTGATCCCACCAGAGCCACCCGCCCTGGTCCACGGGGATCTGTGGCACGGGAACGTGCACTACACGCCGCGCGGCCCGGCCCTGATCGACCCGGCAGTGGGGTTCAGTCACCGCGAGGTGGACGTGGCGGCCCTGCGGCTGTTCGGCGGCGTGCCCCGGCGGGTGTTCCAGGCGTACCACGAGGCGTACCCGCTGGCGGACGGCTGGGAGGCACGAGTGCCCCTGTGGAACCTGTACCCGCTGCTGGCGCACCTGCTGCTGTTCGGCGAGGGGTACCTGGGCCGCACGCGCGAGGCGCTGCAAGCGGCCCTCGACCCCCGATAG
- a CDS encoding YdcF family protein encodes MRARGATLSIIPLAVTALLLTGFLTAPPLQLPAAAPNATLIVLGAAQYDGRPSPAFQRRLDHALSLYQQGHVRQVVVTGGRQPGDRYTEGRVGTTYLHQHGVPSGALIAEERSRTTVQNLENARAQLPGGTPVTLVTDAAHAPRALALARALNMNANVSASPLSPHTSRQYILREKLALLGYALLGIRL; translated from the coding sequence ATGCGAGCCCGGGGCGCCACGCTCTCCATCATTCCCCTCGCGGTCACCGCCCTCCTCCTGACGGGCTTCCTGACCGCGCCCCCCCTCCAGCTTCCCGCCGCTGCCCCCAACGCCACCCTGATCGTCCTGGGGGCCGCGCAGTACGACGGACGGCCCAGCCCCGCCTTCCAGCGCCGCCTCGACCACGCCCTCAGCCTCTACCAGCAGGGCCACGTCCGGCAGGTCGTCGTGACCGGCGGCCGCCAGCCCGGCGACCGCTACACCGAAGGCCGCGTCGGCACTACCTACCTGCACCAGCACGGCGTTCCCAGCGGCGCCCTGATCGCCGAGGAACGCAGCCGCACCACCGTCCAGAACCTCGAGAACGCCCGCGCCCAGCTGCCCGGCGGCACCCCCGTCACCCTCGTCACCGACGCCGCCCACGCCCCCCGCGCCCTCGCCCTGGCCCGCGCCCTGAACATGAACGCCAACGTCAGCGCCAGCCCCCTGAGCCCCCACACCAGCCGCCAGTACATCCTGCGGGAGAAACTCGCCCTGCTCGGCTACGCGCTGCTCGGCATCCGACTGTAG